A region of the Legionella sp. PATHC035 genome:
AAATTGTGCGACCTACCGCTGTATTGGTTCGTCCAGATAAATATATAGGTTTAACTCAGATGCCGGTCAATCAAGAGGAACTAATGAGGTATATGGAACATTCATATCTTCTTACAAACTCTAAAGTTTGAGGCAAAAGGGTCCGCATGAAGACTTAAATCAAAAATGATTCTTGATGATCTTGGGGTGTTGTATATAATTTGCGGCCATATTTTTGTTAATTTAGGGCTTTTAATCGCCGCTGCGGGCAAACAAACAAGAACTGGAAACTGGCAAATTAAACTTCTTAAGTAAATGGCCTAAGCGCTTATAAAACAAATAAACGAGAGCCAAGCGACCGGAGTTTTATTCAGGATAATAGGAATGAATTTGTTTTGAGGGAGCTGAATTAAGAAGAGAACGCGATGGGTATTTTTTGTTCTTTATGAATCAATAGTAAGTTAAGTGTCTCTCAAGGTAAGCAATAGGTTGTAATCAATTTAAAAATAGAATAAAAATTGCTACATGCATTAAAAGTTTTATTGCATTGACAGTGAAAATGGTCACAATGCGATAAAGAAAAATTAATTCCCTTATCTAAGTTACAAACCTTCCGAACACACTATGGACTGTTGCATGCGGATAGGGAAATTTCTAACGTACGCTTTATCATACGATTTAAAAGATACACTAGTGAATGTATTACTGGTTATTACGCTAAAAAATTGAATAAAAATAATGAGCAATGGATTAAATATCTTATGAAAAAATTACTGGCGTGTTGGTTTTTGGGTTTTGTCTATTCAGTGAGCGCTTTTGCTGCCCCAAGTGATGCAGAACTGATTAAAAAATTAAATGCGATTGAAAAAAACTCAAATACAGTCATGGGGATTACTGCCATTTATATAGAAAAAAATAAAGTGATTGCCCATAATAGCAATCAGCGTTTTTTCATGGCCAGTACAATCAAATTACCTATTGCGATGGCATTTTTACACCGCGTCGATGAGAAAAAAGACTCTTTAAATCGTGTAATTAAAATGGATTCACGTTATTCGGTTCCTGGTTCTGGGGCACTTCATTATTTATTCGAAAAGAAAAAATTGAATATTTCCCTGAAACAAATCTTGATGCATACCCTCAAAAATAGTGATAACAGTGCAAGTGATGCATTATTACAGGCCGCTAATGGCCCTAAATATGTAGCACAGCGTATGAGTGCGCTTGGTTTAAAAAATATTTTTATCAATCGCTCCATTATGGAAATGTTTGTCGATACAAATCATGTGGATCGTTCATTTTTAACAAAACGTCAGCCGGTATACTCTTGGCAAAAAATATCAAATCGTGTTCCGCTGAAAGAAAAGCAGCAAGCTTGGCAGCGTTTTGAAAAGGACATACGCGATACCACAACACCTTATGATATGGCAAAACTGTTGGTTAAATTGTACAAAAAACAAGCTCTTTCAGAATCAAGTACTAATCTTCTTATGAACATCATGGAGCAATGCCGAACTGGTCGCAGCAGAATAAAAGGATTATTGCCTCCCCATGTTAAAGTAGCCCATAAGACAGGAACATGGTCTATTTATGAGCGGGACTATTTAAGATACCCTGGGTCAAAAAAACTTTATCGTTTCGTGAGTGACGTTGGCATTATTACGTTACCCAATAATAAAGGCCATGTTGCCATTGCAGTATATGTTAAATCGAAATCAGCCAGTGATTATCCACGCAGTCGCGCCATCGCTCTTGCAAGTCGTGCAATTTATGACCATTTTATGAAGTCATGATTAGGGACACGCTCCATGGAGCCAAGGTGAGGGCAAAGCCCTAACCGCGGTTATTTGCTCTTATTCCAGGTACCAGTAAAACCTTCACTATTTTGTATGGTGCTGCAACAAGGACGCTCTTGCTCCGCTCGTTGTGGTGGGTATTTCTTTATCTTTGTGTTGTAAAGTATCCCTATTTTTTTAAAAAAACTTAATGAATACATGACCTAGAAAACCCTTGCCATTTCGTATACTCTGTCAAAAAAATAACTTTGAAGACAAGGAGGTTGAGATGCATCGTTGTTTGATTTTGATTTTTAGCGGACTCATCTATTTTTTCATGAGTTTTGGTTTATATGCTCAATTACCTTGCTACTACCAGGAATTACCTGCTGATGAAAAACGTGAGCTATTATGGGCTGAAATTACCTCAAGCCATGAAGAAGATCCTTTACCGGAGCTAACTGGCAATAGTTTTAATGAAGTGCTCGAAAAATTAAAAGGATTGTTTAACTTAAGCCCAACATTTGATACCGCTAGTGATGAAATTCCGGAGGGACGAGTAAAAATCATTCACGCCAATGGTTCAGTAGGAAAAATTGCTTTAGTTCCCTCACCAGATCATCCCTTCACAGGTATTTATCAGACGGGGGCAATCGGCATAGCACGTCTCTCGTTAGCAACCCCTCCAGCTGATGATAATTATATTCCTGGCATGGCAATTAAATTTTTAATCACAGGACATCCCTCTTTAAATTTACACGTGATGAATTTGCTTGAGGGACAAAAAGGCAATTGGAATTATTTTGCGAAAGATTTTTCGAACCAAATACCTCATCCTACCAGTTGGACCTTGAGTGCTATTGAGAAAATATTTGAGTGGACTCGCGACCCGGCGAATAACCTTCCTTTATGGCATTTAGCCGCTTGGACGAGTGAAGGAAGAATTGATGGAATCCCTGTGTTCCCTGAGCGGATCTATTTCCGACCAACGAGCTTGGTTAAGGATTTAATCCCTGAGAATTCACGAGAAGACTTCAGACTCTCTTTTGCCGAGGTGCCCATGGGTCCAATCTATGAGGTCTATGGAGAATATCAAGGTATCGAGTATCGTATAGGGACATTAATGTTGGAAAGTCCTTTATTGGCTTCCAATTACGGTGATAAGAAATTATTTTTCCAGCACCAACGATAATTCAGTATCCATTAGGTCTTGATCTACATTGCTCATAGGTCAAGACTGCCTGATCTTCCTCGTTTTCTCGGCTCATCATTAACTCTTTTGGGCTGGACTCTGTAGTGGGTGAATTTAATTCCACGGATGAGGTGAAGCACTGAGGTATAGGTTTTCCAAGAAGGCCTAATTTTTTGATGCTCTCATTGAGATCTACTTTGGGTGATTTTTCTTTATGGTGCAATTCAAATGCCAAGCAGCGTTCGGCTGAGTCGAACACTTTATATCTTAAAACTTCTCGCAGATAGGCTTGTGATGGTTTTGTATCCGTGGTTGTATTGCGATTCTCATTAATCTGGAGGACTGCTTTGTTAATCTGTTCCTCTTCATTTGTTCGCGAATCTTTACCGCAAAGGGTATCCAGGTTATAAATGTGGGCCAGAAGACTTTGAAAACCATCATGACCATGAACATAAGTAATATGATAGCCTTTATGAGTCGCAGGTCTTGCCATCTCACGTTCTTTCGCGTCATCCCAGCGATTCCATAAAAGATGAATTAAAGGCCAGGCGGTTCTTTCTTGTTCTGACATATTGGTCCTGTCATGAATTGCATCCGTATGAAACAGTGAGCTCATGACATTGTTTTCAATGAAGAATTGAAATTGATGATTAATCTGATCAATGGTTTCCGCTAAAGCCTCCGCAGTGGAATCATTATAATTTACCCCCAGACGTGCTGCCAGCAATGGTATGATATCAAAACGAATGGGCGCATGGCTAAATAAAGTAATCCCCTGTTCATTGAGTGTATAATCCAACATCTTAAGTGAAGGTTTATAGCTTTCGTTGATTAACTGGGTTAACTCCTGAGGGTGAATAATATGATGCTCAAGTAACAGGTTAAGACCCCAAAATGAAGGAATTTGTACATCACCAATATAACCTGGGGGAGCAAAGGATTGCCCCGCCATGAATTGCTCAAAGGCATAAATAAACTCGCTGCTATGATTAGAAATCAAAATATTTAACGGGCAATGATTTCGACGAAGCATACTAAGAATTCTAAAAGTGAAATAATCGCAATTTCCGCGATCTGCTACTTCATCGCCAATGAGGCGAATCAGGGTTTGATTATCGTGGATTTCCAATAGGGCCATGAACTCATTAAATTGGCTCACACAATAAGCCAGCTTCTCTTTGGGTTCAGATAGTTTTTGCTTTAACTGCCTTTGCTCCTCTTCAGCGGCAGGTAGCTTTATTAGGGCTTGTTCTCGCAATTGAGACAAGGTGTTCGTTGTTTGGGTTTCAGCAGTTGCGACGACGATTATTTGTTTGTCCAGATTGGCAATTCGTTCTTTGGCATTATCTATTTTGATTTGTGTATAGTGTAAGAGCGTACGGTTTTCCAAATATTCCTGAAGAAGCGCTCCGTACTGCTCATAAAGCGTTACAAATTGTTGATAAGC
Encoded here:
- the bla gene encoding class A beta-lactamase, which gives rise to MKKLLACWFLGFVYSVSAFAAPSDAELIKKLNAIEKNSNTVMGITAIYIEKNKVIAHNSNQRFFMASTIKLPIAMAFLHRVDEKKDSLNRVIKMDSRYSVPGSGALHYLFEKKKLNISLKQILMHTLKNSDNSASDALLQAANGPKYVAQRMSALGLKNIFINRSIMEMFVDTNHVDRSFLTKRQPVYSWQKISNRVPLKEKQQAWQRFEKDIRDTTTPYDMAKLLVKLYKKQALSESSTNLLMNIMEQCRTGRSRIKGLLPPHVKVAHKTGTWSIYERDYLRYPGSKKLYRFVSDVGIITLPNNKGHVAIAVYVKSKSASDYPRSRAIALASRAIYDHFMKS
- the wip gene encoding Dot/Icm T4SS effector Wip, with the translated sequence MTYRLINKNVDIYKFPDELESNLGSITLGDLHGNPIKLIHFLFRHQIIQFHPKIKHVAEAYQQFVTLYEQYGALLQEYLENRTLLHYTQIKIDNAKERIANLDKQIIVVATAETQTTNTLSQLREQALIKLPAAEEEQRQLKQKLSEPKEKLAYCVSQFNEFMALLEIHDNQTLIRLIGDEVADRGNCDYFTFRILSMLRRNHCPLNILISNHSSEFIYAFEQFMAGQSFAPPGYIGDVQIPSFWGLNLLLEHHIIHPQELTQLINESYKPSLKMLDYTLNEQGITLFSHAPIRFDIIPLLAARLGVNYNDSTAEALAETIDQINHQFQFFIENNVMSSLFHTDAIHDRTNMSEQERTAWPLIHLLWNRWDDAKEREMARPATHKGYHITYVHGHDGFQSLLAHIYNLDTLCGKDSRTNEEEQINKAVLQINENRNTTTDTKPSQAYLREVLRYKVFDSAERCLAFELHHKEKSPKVDLNESIKKLGLLGKPIPQCFTSSVELNSPTTESSPKELMMSRENEEDQAVLTYEQCRSRPNGY